The Plasmodium vinckei vinckei genome assembly, chromosome: PVVCY_08 genome contains the following window.
attttttttataaattaacacaaattataaattgcTTTTAATAGCGAAacaaagtatatataaatatataaaattaaaaaaaatacaaataaataaaatataaaaataaaataatgaaatataagTTGTAAAAtcaagaaatatatatacacacataaaataaaataaattaatttgtttattttaattttttcgatATCGAGGTGTTCAAGTATTATGGGTCAAGGTTATGCATAATGGGTTATTGTTTCGTTCACtgaatttttgttttgatTTCGGGTTCGGGGTATATTGTaatttaattctttataatttgataatatttttgtctgTGAATGTtgattaaatatttgtCTATCCCCGTATGTTTTATCTCAATATTATGTCTAAATACGCACCACAAAAAGGGCATAGCCATTAATATGAAAGGGGtcgaataatatattttacataagATACAATACCTTCATCAAATTCGATTGTATATATTGCATGTGGCAATATTATAACTtcacattttataatttatttctaattttgtctaactatatataagaacccttattatatattatataaggCGTGTTAACCCATAGCTATGTTGAACCATGAGTAACACAGTATGtttctttatttgtatcactattattttggtttaaattatattataccaAATAAACTGTAATATTAAAACTCATTTGGAACATTTATCTGCATTATAATATACCTTCAGgttaatatgcatatgtttaatattaattaatcaTATTACAACATAAATAGgtaatcataaaatatggatTCATTAAATATCGATCGAGATTCGACAATGCAACATTATCTATAAAAGGCATTTTATGCAtctaacatttttaataatacaataaaattatattatagatatatgtataatattttattaaattttaacaatatataatattttcgcTTTATCTGATTactttacattttattaaaattaattagtATTAATGGAAATAGTTTTGTAaggttttatttattttcataaaggTATAACATTAGGTTaatcattattaatttttaaattttatagttttgaggtgtaaatatattatatttagaatagttaaaaaataaaatataaaatattaataaaacttgatatatattttgttctaacaatttttatgataattaaaaaaattaggtatatagaaatagggttattattatatgcttatacatataagatagtaaatattctacaaataatattgaaatattattttttattgtaaaaaattcatataattaaatattaattttatcgaAAAAGcacataataattaattttatttgaacaataatatttacactaggctattatatatgcacaaacttataaatttatattttaaatatagtgCTATTacgaaataatatatgccaTAAAATGTTGCACTTTAAAACAATGAAGCAAGGAAAATTAGTAATTGGTTTAAAGTATTTCTCTTGAGTGCATTAATTATCTCATTGTAGTGTACAGTGGTATATCagtaacaataataatataagattaatatattattaaatatgaacaaatataatattttatttgatacggtatatggatataaattcattatatatattattaatcgGATGATAGAATTAAAATGGTATGCATACAGGATCAAATGAAGGATTATAGCATTTATTTAAGCCTTAATGTGGTAATATTAGAATTAGCACgacaaaaaaacaatattaattaaagtaacaattatataattttcactaaaaatacatttatcCTATTAtcgaaataaataaaatttcattACAAATTATGCAAtgcaaaatatatgtttagaTTATAAGTATAAATGTGTACTTAAAATGGTAGCtcatattatattgattctcaaattaattaattattctaACCAAAGTATTTatagaatttttaaataaaaattaatatattaaattatatttattttctttattgtttaaaatacatttattaatcatttatatattaaatagataataagaatgaaaagaataatatacattttatatataataactatTACCCCCAaactaatttatattcatattcattttaattGTAATAGATCaatcaatatatttgtatattatgcttttttaattttaaaaattagaTACTATATACACTCAAAACTATTGATTaagataaataataatattatatttcatttatttagaaaaggaaataatattaaatttaaacacAAATAGTGTTTTATACTTGTtagaaattatataaaaaagtgtaATATTTCACGTTGAACAATAGCATATATCAATACATGCCATTCAAATAATGAGAtacaaatacatttttaacaattatagtaataacacatttttaattctttatatatttataataatataaaattggtTATGTTTTTACTATAAATCAAGAAAATGGATAGTTCTCTAATGTAAGAACGTATAATAATTAGAAAatgtgttttatttaaacttattaaaatgttacaaaaaataatacaatgaAGCTATTCCGAATATTATTAAGAATAGCGATATTTCgcatatgataaaaatgtttcgAACAAATCACAAAACAAGGATACTTATCTGAATCGTAACAAAAGTggatatatgttttattttattatattgttgtatattaattttaaattaatattattattgataataatgCTAATAGTGCGTTTAAGtatgataattttatataaaggaATCGATCCATTGTTTAACCTATTTTGTTGcagtgtatatattttatataaaaacaatatgaTGCCAATCTAcatattaaagaaaatcCATTACAATGACCACCAAAAGAATGGTAAATAAccttattttaaaataaagcatatttatccttaattttattatgtttaaattatattcaaatcatattaaattttatttgataaattttgaattaatgcatatttttataaatattttcttagTGTAAGTTACTTCTTAAAGGTGATAGTTATTTTAAAGGTAAAGATGCCGATACGACGAAAATTAACAAAGACTCAGTCATCAAAGGATATTGTCGTGATGGTGCTtgtaaaacaaatgaagATTATATTAATGCTTTGAtcgcatatataattatgaaattCAAAGATACAATAAGTAGAAAAACTAAGTATAATGATTatgatgaatatttattgatGTGGATAAgtgataaattatttaagaTGTACCACGAAAGTCAAGgcacaaataaaaaaataggcTTTGTCTATTCTATTACTTTAAATCAGGCTTATGTAAAGCATTTAAAGAAACATAAACAAAGATTGGATTATTgggatattttaaatatgcagCAGGGTTTGAAAGAAGTGAATCTTAAGTATATGAGCGAATTTTATAAGTTACTTAATCACATATGTAAAACAATTGTAGATTATGAAACAAACGGTGCCGGAAGTAAGAATCTTTCTAAAAATTCTATCGGTTGCCGTCATCAATATAGAACCCTTTATATGAACATTCCTAAATGCAAATCATATCTTCATTTattgaataaattaaaaggtATATATGATACTTTTAGAAGTTCTGCTATTAAGAGAactgatttaaaaaataaacttatAAAACTTACACTAGAAAATGGAAACGAGGTGGAAACGGTGCGTGGTTTTAAATCATATGACTTCAGTAATGAAGAATGTAaattccaaaaaaaaaaacgtaCACCCTCCAAACCTTCAAATCCTAATTCAGAACCAGCATCGACTACAAAGATTCAAAGAGGATCACCAGGATCTCAATATGTATCAAATTCTACAGGAGATCAATTACCAAATCAAGAGGATACATCAAAAGGTTCAGATAGTGACCAACATAATCCAGCAGGTCAAATAAAAGAGCAAGGGGGCGATACACCAGATAAACCAGACCAACCACAAGATGGTCAACAGGAAAAATCAGGCTCTAAACAGCCAAATTCAATTGATGTGCCAAAAAATGGTAAAGAAATGAAAACGCCCCCAGCGAATGGCCCCTCGATAAGTATCAAATCGCCAAACCAAGGAGAATCAGGAGatccaaaaaaaatggaaacaGGGGATAAACATAGTCCTATTCCACCACAAATAAAAGGCCAACAAGCAGAATCCCCATCATCTGCACCGTCTGAAATGCCTTCAAAGgagttaaaaaatgataattcgCAACAATCACATCAAATAACAGATTCACATATTCCTGGAGGTGCATCAACCCCCTCAGATAGTGGAATAAAGGATACAAG
Protein-coding sequences here:
- a CDS encoding PIR protein CIR protein; its protein translation is MTTKRMCKLLLKGDSYFKGKDADTTKINKDSVIKGYCRDGACKTNEDYINALIAYIIMKFKDTISRKTKYNDYDEYLLMWISDKLFKMYHESQGTNKKIGFVYSITLNQAYVKHLKKHKQRLDYWDILNMQQGLKEVNLKYMSEFYKLLNHICKTIVDYETNGAGSKNLSKNSIGCRHQYRTLYMNIPKCKSYLHLLNKLKGIYDTFRSSAIKRTDLKNKLIKLTLENGNEVETVRGFKSYDFSNEECKFQKKKRTPSKPSNPNSEPASTTKIQRGSPGSQYVSNSTGDQLPNQEDTSKGSDSDQHNPAGQIKEQGGDTPDKPDQPQDGQQEKSGSKQPNSIDVPKNGKEMKTPPANGPSISIKSPNQGESGDPKKMETGDKHSPIPPQIKGQQAESPSSAPSEMPSKELKNDNSQQSHQITDSHIPGGASTPSDSGIKDTSNTKEPQENKQGTIGDDQKDLGGGIGNEMSTPSDPSNPNDNIQTSSTNQGGGSVGSGSGSKGPDNGSAGGSDDNKVSQEGSGGSKSGQGVKDSESGGSGSEPQGSNGERKDTGNDPSNKGGAQGDQGNSVDGPDSGQVTTDNGTKSTNGGQGDKGSQEGSVGGGDKPPTPNGSSPPQKDLNQQNPPQQNSSQTSSETSPKSNEQTQEQRQSQDTFGNQNSDQKSQEEHQKPGVNPVIIPEHPGSEVKGNGITGIDDGYVLNKYKKIVISIIVILIPITLTILYKYLSFGRRKELKKKTNMKKVINSIGGKKQIQIIIKSSSRKKQTKKSINSVYGEKSPSLNIYKIMQADPVPFINLFFLLIFFVYKRKRDFIEL